A single region of the Solwaraspora sp. WMMD406 genome encodes:
- a CDS encoding carbohydrate kinase family protein yields MKIAVTGSIATDHLMHFPGRFAGQLIADQLDKVSLSFLVDDLVVRRGGVAANISFGLAQLGLRPVLLGAVGTDFADYRSWLERHGVDCDSVHVSELAHTARFVCTTDDDLCQIASFYAGAMSEARNIELAPVAARVGGLDLVLVSANDPAAMLRHSAECRDRGYRFAADPSQQLARMSGEDVRQLIDGAEYLLTNEYERSLLESKVGLTGDQLLDLVTVRVTTLGADGVEITGRGIERIHVPVARDVVADDPTGVGDGFRAGFFAALGWGLGLERAAQVGCLVAALVLETTGPQEYDVKPDIFLKRLADSYGDAAAEDVRPFLPA; encoded by the coding sequence ATGAAGATCGCCGTCACCGGCTCGATCGCCACCGACCATCTGATGCACTTCCCCGGCCGGTTCGCCGGTCAGCTGATCGCCGACCAGCTGGACAAGGTCTCCCTGTCGTTCCTCGTCGACGACCTCGTCGTCCGCCGGGGCGGAGTGGCGGCCAACATCTCCTTCGGGCTGGCACAGCTCGGCCTGCGGCCGGTGCTGCTCGGCGCGGTCGGTACCGACTTCGCCGACTACCGCTCCTGGCTGGAGCGCCACGGCGTCGACTGCGACTCCGTACACGTCAGCGAGCTGGCGCACACGGCCCGGTTCGTCTGCACCACCGACGACGACCTGTGCCAGATCGCCTCGTTCTACGCGGGCGCGATGAGCGAGGCCCGCAACATCGAGCTGGCGCCGGTCGCCGCCCGGGTCGGCGGACTCGACCTGGTGCTGGTCAGCGCCAACGACCCGGCGGCGATGCTGCGCCACTCGGCCGAGTGTCGCGACCGGGGCTACCGGTTCGCCGCCGACCCGTCGCAGCAGCTGGCCCGGATGAGCGGCGAGGACGTCCGTCAGCTCATCGATGGAGCGGAATACCTGCTGACCAACGAGTACGAGCGGTCGCTGCTGGAGAGCAAGGTCGGCCTCACCGGCGACCAGTTGCTCGACCTGGTGACGGTACGGGTCACCACGCTCGGTGCCGACGGGGTGGAGATCACCGGCCGGGGCATCGAGCGGATCCACGTACCGGTGGCCCGGGACGTCGTCGCCGACGACCCGACCGGCGTCGGTGACGGGTTCCGGGCCGGCTTCTTCGCCGCGCTCGGCTGGGGCCTCGGCCTGGAGCGCGCGGCGCAGGTCGGCTGCCTGGTCGCCGCGCTGGTGCTGGAGACCACCGGACCGCAGGAGTACGACGTCAAGCCGGACATCTTCCTCAAGCGGCTCGCCGACTCGTACGGCGACGCCGCCGCCGAGGACGTCCGCCCCTTCCTGCCCGCCTGA